The Desulfoscipio gibsoniae DSM 7213 genome contains a region encoding:
- a CDS encoding sigma-70 family RNA polymerase sigma factor gives MDDAKLLVKKSQKGDARAFEQLVIMYQDRIYALCYQLTGNYADAQDLAQNVFIKAYRALPGFRNEADFGTWLHRITVNLSINERRKKKPDVYLDNPVQTAEGEMPRLLASDAESPEEAYENKEFRGMVQTALRELSPEHRAVLVLREVQGYSYDEIADMLNCSLGTVKSRINRGRQSLKEKITQLADRYGRKLPYNKKQHGGVGKNGLQPSKTNDTPVVGR, from the coding sequence TTGGACGATGCAAAGCTCCTGGTAAAGAAGTCCCAAAAGGGCGATGCCAGGGCATTTGAGCAGCTGGTAATCATGTATCAGGATAGAATTTACGCGCTCTGCTACCAGCTCACCGGCAATTACGCCGATGCCCAGGATCTGGCGCAAAATGTTTTCATAAAAGCCTACCGGGCTTTGCCCGGGTTCCGCAACGAGGCGGATTTCGGCACCTGGCTGCACCGCATTACGGTGAATCTTTCTATTAATGAAAGACGCAAAAAGAAACCGGATGTGTATCTTGACAACCCGGTGCAGACAGCGGAGGGCGAAATGCCCCGTCTGCTGGCCTCGGATGCTGAGAGCCCTGAAGAAGCTTATGAAAACAAGGAATTTCGCGGCATGGTGCAAACCGCACTAAGGGAGTTATCCCCTGAACATAGAGCCGTACTGGTTTTAAGGGAAGTGCAGGGCTATTCATATGATGAAATAGCCGATATGCTGAATTGTTCCCTGGGTACGGTAAAGTCCCGTATTAACCGGGGACGTCAATCGTTAAAAGAAAAAATTACCCAACTGGCTGACAGATACGGAAGAAAACTTCCTTATAATAAGAAACAACACGGGGGGGTGGGAAAAAATGGACTGCAGCCAAGTAAAACAAATGATACCCCAGTGGTTGGACGATGA
- a CDS encoding rod shape-determining protein, translating into MLHLGADIGIDLGTANIIVYVKGKGIVLKEPSVVAIDNSSGKVIAVGSKARRMLGRTPGNIVAIRPLRDGVIADYNVTEKMLRYFIGKANGNKLLFKPRVMVCIPSGVTGVEERAVKQATIQAGARQSFVIEEPLAAALGAGLDIAQPGGTMVVDIGGGTTDVAVLSLGGIVISRSLRVGGDKFDEAIVKYIRKEFNLAIGERTGEEIKIEIANACPNETPALEMQVRGRDLLNGLPKEITVNSQQTHNAIFENLSLVVKTVKEVLEETPPELASDIMDKGIVLTGGGALLQGIDKLIARETGLNVLIAEDPLSCVAIGTGRALTMLNVLNSQQNVRLFRRPVKRSINVG; encoded by the coding sequence ATGCTCCATTTGGGTGCCGATATCGGTATTGATTTAGGTACAGCCAATATAATCGTATATGTAAAAGGAAAAGGCATCGTGCTGAAAGAACCGTCTGTGGTGGCTATAGATAATTCCTCTGGCAAAGTGATTGCGGTGGGATCGAAAGCAAGGCGCATGCTTGGCCGAACCCCGGGCAACATAGTAGCCATACGCCCGCTGCGCGACGGTGTAATTGCCGATTATAATGTGACCGAAAAAATGTTACGCTACTTTATTGGTAAGGCTAACGGCAATAAATTATTATTTAAGCCCCGTGTTATGGTATGCATACCCTCCGGGGTTACCGGGGTGGAAGAACGGGCCGTTAAGCAGGCTACTATCCAGGCTGGTGCCAGACAGTCCTTTGTGATTGAAGAACCACTGGCCGCTGCGCTGGGTGCCGGTTTGGATATAGCGCAACCGGGCGGTACCATGGTGGTAGATATAGGTGGCGGTACCACCGATGTAGCAGTACTTTCTTTGGGCGGCATTGTAATTAGCCGTTCACTCAGGGTGGGCGGCGATAAATTTGATGAAGCCATTGTCAAATATATACGTAAGGAATTTAACCTGGCCATTGGTGAGCGCACCGGGGAAGAAATTAAAATAGAAATTGCCAACGCCTGCCCTAACGAAACACCGGCTCTGGAAATGCAGGTAAGGGGGCGGGATTTACTGAACGGTCTTCCCAAAGAAATAACTGTAAACAGCCAACAAACCCATAATGCTATTTTTGAGAACTTGTCGCTGGTGGTGAAAACCGTAAAAGAAGTGCTGGAAGAAACGCCTCCGGAGTTAGCCTCGGATATCATGGACAAGGGTATTGTACTTACAGGTGGCGGGGCACTGCTGCAGGGTATTGATAAACTAATCGCTCGTGAAACAGGACTGAACGTTTTAATTGCTGAAGATCCCCTTTCCTGTGTGGCCATAGGTACGGGGCGGGCATTGACTATGCTAAATGTGCTTAACTCTCAGCAAAATGTGCGTTTATTTCGCAGGCCTGTTAAGCGCAGTATAAATGTGGGGTAG
- the spoIIID gene encoding sporulation transcriptional regulator SpoIIID — translation MQEYIQKRVLEICTYILETQATVRQAAQVFGVSKSTVHKDMTERLPSLNKELARQVKKVLDYNKSERHLRGGEATRKKYRSEEKQN, via the coding sequence ATGCAGGAATACATCCAAAAGCGGGTCCTGGAAATATGTACTTACATTTTGGAAACACAAGCCACTGTGCGCCAGGCCGCACAAGTTTTCGGCGTTAGTAAAAGCACCGTACATAAAGATATGACGGAAAGACTTCCTTCACTAAATAAAGAACTTGCCAGGCAAGTAAAAAAAGTATTGGATTACAATAAATCAGAAAGGCACTTGCGCGGTGGTGAGGCTACGCGAAAAAAATATCGGTCAGAGGAAAAACAAAATTAG
- a CDS encoding TolC family protein: MKKLTIIFLSLALMILGTASAALAKEPATPELTLEDVINMAVKNSLVLKSSELAKDQAWEARKDAADDVSLRPSGGGGAVNVAAESSFTKLMQSSTNYLTQSKSLQEAEKNIKLDAYQKYANILIAQESLKYAEIALEKEQMAERLAKISAQVGILSNPELVGAESTAQVSAAALQEAKENLDKAYVELNSLIGLWPEDRPVLQDDINFEKYTVPNINTEASRAETSSEALWKLEQLVSLQKMDLKYFSYGPGSGALNSYNIEKFDIDIAKYNLDDARREVRNAVFTLYKDIQANEEQYNKVDAAIKAKEETLRVARAKYDVGMATAMDIKTVEAELASYQTNLELLKYQHAILIANFKNLTGKALI; this comes from the coding sequence GTGAAAAAACTAACCATAATTTTCTTGTCTCTAGCGTTGATGATTTTGGGTACAGCGTCTGCTGCTCTGGCCAAGGAGCCTGCTACTCCCGAGTTAACTTTGGAAGATGTAATTAATATGGCTGTAAAGAATAGTCTGGTTTTAAAAAGCAGCGAGTTGGCCAAAGACCAAGCCTGGGAAGCTAGAAAAGATGCTGCGGACGATGTTAGCTTAAGGCCCAGTGGCGGTGGCGGTGCCGTAAACGTAGCAGCAGAGTCATCATTTACGAAGTTGATGCAATCCAGTACTAATTACCTAACGCAAAGTAAATCATTGCAAGAGGCAGAAAAAAATATTAAATTGGATGCCTATCAAAAATACGCTAACATACTGATTGCCCAGGAAAGCCTTAAATATGCTGAAATAGCATTGGAAAAAGAACAAATGGCCGAGCGCCTGGCTAAAATCAGTGCGCAAGTTGGTATTTTGTCCAATCCCGAACTGGTTGGTGCAGAGTCAACTGCACAAGTTTCTGCCGCCGCTTTACAGGAGGCCAAAGAGAACCTGGACAAGGCTTATGTAGAATTAAATAGTTTGATAGGTTTATGGCCTGAAGACAGGCCGGTACTTCAAGATGATATAAACTTTGAAAAATATACGGTACCTAACATCAATACAGAAGCTAGTAGGGCCGAAACAAGCAGCGAAGCATTATGGAAGCTTGAGCAATTAGTTAGCCTGCAAAAAATGGATCTTAAATATTTTAGTTACGGACCTGGCTCAGGCGCGCTGAATTCCTATAACATTGAGAAATTTGATATAGATATAGCCAAATATAATCTTGATGATGCGCGTAGAGAAGTACGCAATGCTGTTTTTACGTTATATAAGGATATACAGGCTAATGAAGAGCAATACAATAAAGTTGACGCGGCAATAAAGGCGAAGGAAGAAACTTTAAGGGTAGCCAGGGCAAAATACGATGTGGGAATGGCTACAGCTATGGATATAAAAACAGTAGAAG
- a CDS encoding zf-HC2 domain-containing protein, whose protein sequence is MDCSQVKQMIPQWLDDEMEPAEAALIAAHVENCQECQDEKAFWQVLGTTLRDDLGDIKAPPGFTTAVMSQLTEHRSSSWGRFITCWKRNLAVAATFLLVAAGSVGAYMQMGGNIAWHVARGDDTRSGHVNLKEPNPDNNVGKPGIIPVDSNNKIDREVSDNLPPDGEKVDNDVEPNNTQREPAGIADNTPSTAQTGNNTPAPIDTSEQYAFLNTEQNRVIDRTLVRVKVEDINAAHKQALSFVNSSGAQYEVLGSESAPGGGQETLKVVVNSNLSSQLQGEFKTLGQVVTTDTQRDDLNSRYNEKVEQYRSLQAQAQAAKIEEELKQLQVKMAGIEAQLRAWDREANTDTIILWLEN, encoded by the coding sequence ATGGACTGCAGCCAAGTAAAACAAATGATACCCCAGTGGTTGGACGATGAAATGGAACCCGCGGAAGCTGCCTTAATTGCAGCTCATGTGGAAAACTGCCAGGAATGCCAGGACGAAAAGGCCTTCTGGCAAGTGCTGGGCACTACATTGCGGGATGATCTGGGAGACATAAAGGCCCCACCCGGGTTTACCACAGCAGTAATGTCCCAGCTAACTGAACACCGGAGCTCCAGTTGGGGCCGTTTTATAACTTGCTGGAAGCGCAATTTAGCGGTGGCCGCCACATTTTTGCTGGTGGCAGCGGGTTCCGTCGGTGCTTATATGCAAATGGGCGGCAACATTGCCTGGCATGTGGCCAGAGGCGACGATACCCGGTCAGGGCATGTGAACCTCAAAGAGCCTAATCCAGATAACAATGTGGGGAAGCCGGGGATTATACCGGTTGACTCTAATAATAAGATAGATCGTGAGGTTTCAGACAATCTGCCGCCTGACGGTGAAAAAGTGGATAACGATGTGGAGCCAAATAATACTCAGCGGGAACCTGCCGGGATCGCCGATAATACACCCAGCACTGCTCAGACCGGGAATAATACGCCGGCTCCAATAGATACCTCAGAGCAGTACGCATTTTTAAACACAGAACAAAACCGGGTTATCGATCGAACTTTGGTACGGGTTAAGGTAGAAGACATAAATGCCGCCCACAAGCAAGCTTTGTCTTTTGTCAATAGCTCCGGCGCCCAGTATGAAGTGCTCGGGTCGGAAAGCGCGCCCGGCGGCGGACAGGAAACTTTGAAGGTAGTGGTTAACAGTAACCTGTCAAGCCAATTGCAGGGAGAATTTAAAACCTTGGGGCAGGTCGTTACTACGGATACGCAAAGGGATGATCTGAACAGCAGGTACAACGAAAAGGTTGAACAGTACCGCTCATTACAGGCCCAAGCGCAAGCTGCCAAAATAGAAGAAGAATTAAAACAACTACAGGTGAAGATGGCCGGCATTGAGGCGCAATTGAGGGCTTGGGACCGGGAAGCCAATACAGACACTATTATCCTATGGCTGGAAAATTAA
- a CDS encoding S8 family serine peptidase gives MHIKKRWSLILAFFVVAISIWTWQSADSQDKNSRRGDRTENRDINEAGDRDKNLAMFALELNRSLTGAEEAELKDRVDWLGRLDGKTLLVRAGTEQRQALQKLPYIKNLAPYLPEQKIPADLGNPPDDTRGENAKAASTPDSTPVVVTVTLAESGDKASVKKLIESLEGRVLDGAGGEGRYLRVELPASAVDQLAGSPRVLYIEKYNQPELLNDRARDIVGARPLAIPKFVTGTGLTGEGQTIGLADSGLDTGSMGNLHPDLESAAGEKPRVIMLKSWAGVETPADVSGHGTHMAGTLVGSGKASDGKYTGVAPGASLYFQGIVDEDENTAPPLDLRELFEPAYNANVRIHINGWGKKQNTYVSTTAQVDEYVRSRPDFLVIFGAGNSGAREGSITAEANSKNALVVGASISPRPAFENNIGDSGDVASFSSRGPTGDGRIKPELVAPGTSVISPASRLVKGNLAGRPDYTVKQGTSMATAVTGGAAALLRQYFKEYGGNADPSAALMKATLINGARRLEQEPAAAGFGLLDIGSTIMALQNGLYEAVDDNTGLTGGDNITYEKEITHPGAPLKATLSWTDPAAAPGARSALVNDLDLEVIGPDGKKYYGNDFDYKGARDTSNNVEQVYIPDPAPGTYKIIVRGSSIQQDASPAKGVNQDYALVYGQPLARETITGSDQGMVTLTGEKQLALPENTTAAVDDRLLSPNDNLPAGAELYLMGLPDKPERAYAVGRTWQASGVKTLVEDSRTILVRINQEYREGGYAIDAGAKNVLSIGGYTLGEGQVIPPGAGVTAGINPRTQTLWHADITGREITGVLTGVDRDNRRLKLLDKQEDYVLAEEAVISFSDVMVDGDTADLPFGASTTAELEKLLSGMPVQITLGSDGKIYHLAVNRHIAVGRVVSVQLASRTINLSSGGSYHIMPGINLDRDQKSIGLEDIKEGELAILDLVPNSTEVLNLAVYSDVSYGRVIYAEKDTLYLMDNAQGFINLRIEPESQVFRWGMAAGTSILTPGQWVRVITDPVSREVWRVDVAEAADKIATNLEKYVPGSGIRIAGGEVYRLSDVSVVTKNNWPVQPRDLVPGEPVKVTPLYGPAGEQIVATLEAQTRQGIKPPELTILSTIPFEDFSLISGHTTASRLYSVYPGGIRQEVEISNSGDFYYPVKAGEAENISLVAVDRDTGGVTGLQLSLPRLQKGFSDIDGHWAEVDIRQLVSRGMLKGYPDGSFKPDQAVNRVEFTALVTRLIGGDGSTTKLPFKDAEVIPRWARSAVALAYSRNLAMGYEDNTFRPYERITREEAAVLLVRIYDTINGVPEGLPAPLPYNDQGGISAWALEDVRKVRTLGLLSGKPGNLFTPKDYITRAETAAALNHLLYKITRENKEGQ, from the coding sequence ATGCATATTAAAAAGCGTTGGTCTTTAATTTTGGCGTTTTTCGTTGTAGCAATAAGCATTTGGACCTGGCAGAGTGCAGATAGCCAGGACAAAAACAGCAGACGCGGTGACCGGACTGAAAACCGGGATATTAACGAAGCCGGGGACCGGGATAAAAACCTGGCGATGTTTGCCCTGGAGCTGAATAGATCTCTAACCGGTGCCGAGGAAGCCGAGCTAAAAGACCGGGTTGACTGGCTGGGCAGGCTTGATGGAAAAACACTGCTGGTACGGGCCGGAACGGAACAAAGACAGGCGTTGCAAAAGTTACCGTACATTAAAAATTTAGCTCCCTACTTGCCCGAACAAAAGATACCCGCTGATCTCGGGAATCCCCCGGATGATACCAGGGGTGAAAATGCTAAAGCCGCCTCAACCCCGGATTCTACCCCGGTGGTGGTAACCGTAACCCTTGCGGAATCCGGTGATAAAGCCAGTGTAAAAAAACTAATCGAAAGCCTGGAAGGACGGGTGCTGGACGGCGCCGGCGGAGAGGGACGCTATCTGCGGGTGGAGCTGCCCGCCTCCGCGGTTGACCAACTAGCCGGGTCACCCAGGGTACTGTACATAGAAAAATATAATCAGCCCGAGCTATTGAACGACCGGGCCAGAGATATAGTGGGAGCCAGACCGTTGGCCATACCCAAGTTTGTCACCGGTACAGGCCTTACCGGCGAAGGTCAGACCATCGGCCTGGCCGACAGCGGGCTTGATACCGGCTCCATGGGCAACCTCCATCCCGATCTGGAAAGCGCTGCCGGGGAAAAACCCCGGGTAATTATGCTTAAATCCTGGGCCGGTGTGGAGACCCCCGCTGACGTCAGCGGCCATGGCACCCACATGGCCGGCACTCTGGTGGGTAGCGGTAAGGCATCCGACGGCAAATATACCGGTGTTGCCCCCGGGGCCAGCCTCTACTTTCAGGGTATTGTGGATGAGGATGAAAACACCGCGCCACCTCTGGATCTGCGAGAACTATTTGAACCGGCCTATAATGCTAATGTGCGTATCCATATAAATGGCTGGGGCAAAAAACAAAATACCTATGTCAGCACCACAGCCCAGGTTGATGAATATGTGCGCAGCCGTCCCGATTTTCTGGTGATTTTCGGAGCGGGTAACTCCGGTGCCCGGGAGGGTAGTATCACCGCCGAGGCCAACAGCAAAAACGCCCTGGTGGTGGGTGCATCCATAAGCCCCCGGCCTGCCTTTGAAAACAACATCGGGGATAGTGGGGACGTGGCATCCTTTTCCAGCCGGGGACCCACCGGGGACGGGCGCATTAAACCCGAGCTGGTCGCCCCCGGCACATCGGTTATCTCTCCCGCATCCCGGCTGGTAAAAGGGAACCTTGCCGGCAGGCCCGATTACACTGTTAAGCAGGGCACAAGTATGGCCACGGCGGTGACCGGAGGTGCTGCAGCGCTCTTGCGCCAGTATTTTAAGGAATATGGCGGTAATGCCGACCCGTCGGCAGCCCTGATGAAAGCCACTCTAATCAACGGCGCCAGGCGACTGGAGCAGGAACCGGCGGCAGCCGGATTCGGCCTGCTGGATATCGGCAGCACCATCATGGCCCTACAAAACGGGCTGTACGAGGCGGTGGACGATAATACAGGGCTGACCGGGGGCGACAATATAACCTACGAAAAGGAAATTACCCACCCCGGGGCTCCCTTAAAAGCCACCCTGTCCTGGACTGACCCCGCGGCGGCACCGGGCGCCCGGTCGGCGCTGGTCAACGACCTGGACCTGGAAGTGATCGGTCCGGACGGTAAAAAATATTATGGCAATGATTTCGATTATAAAGGCGCACGGGATACCAGCAACAACGTAGAACAGGTATACATACCCGATCCCGCGCCCGGAACATATAAAATTATAGTGCGTGGCAGTTCCATTCAACAGGACGCTTCCCCTGCCAAAGGGGTAAACCAGGACTATGCACTGGTTTATGGTCAGCCGCTGGCCAGGGAAACCATAACCGGCAGCGACCAGGGTATGGTAACCTTAACCGGCGAAAAACAATTGGCTCTGCCGGAGAATACCACTGCCGCTGTGGATGACCGGCTGCTTTCCCCAAATGATAACCTACCGGCAGGTGCCGAGCTTTACCTGATGGGGCTGCCTGATAAACCCGAACGCGCCTACGCGGTGGGCCGCACCTGGCAGGCCAGCGGTGTCAAGACATTGGTCGAGGATAGCCGGACAATTCTAGTGCGCATTAACCAGGAATACCGGGAAGGCGGTTACGCCATCGATGCCGGTGCAAAGAACGTTCTGAGCATCGGCGGTTACACTCTGGGAGAAGGACAGGTCATCCCACCGGGAGCCGGCGTTACGGCCGGGATCAACCCCCGCACGCAGACGCTCTGGCACGCCGACATTACCGGACGGGAAATCACAGGCGTACTTACCGGCGTTGACCGGGATAACCGCCGGTTAAAACTGCTGGATAAGCAGGAAGACTATGTCCTGGCGGAAGAAGCGGTCATCTCCTTTTCGGATGTCATGGTGGACGGAGATACCGCCGACCTGCCCTTTGGGGCTTCCACCACCGCGGAACTGGAAAAGTTGCTTTCGGGCATGCCGGTGCAAATTACTCTGGGCTCCGACGGTAAGATATATCACCTGGCGGTTAACCGGCATATAGCTGTGGGTCGGGTAGTGTCTGTGCAGCTTGCTTCGAGAACCATCAACCTTTCATCCGGCGGCAGCTATCATATTATGCCGGGTATTAACCTGGATAGGGACCAGAAAAGCATCGGGTTGGAGGATATAAAAGAAGGAGAACTGGCCATATTGGATCTGGTTCCCAACAGCACCGAGGTATTAAACCTAGCTGTTTATTCTGATGTAAGTTATGGTCGGGTTATCTATGCCGAGAAGGATACACTTTACCTGATGGACAATGCCCAGGGGTTCATAAACCTGCGAATTGAACCGGAAAGCCAGGTGTTCCGCTGGGGGATGGCCGCGGGAACTTCCATTTTAACCCCGGGCCAGTGGGTGCGGGTGATTACCGATCCCGTTTCCCGGGAAGTGTGGCGGGTAGATGTTGCCGAGGCGGCGGACAAAATTGCCACAAACCTGGAAAAATACGTTCCTGGCAGCGGTATCAGGATAGCCGGCGGAGAGGTTTACCGGCTGAGTGATGTCTCGGTGGTTACCAAAAATAATTGGCCGGTACAGCCACGGGACCTTGTGCCAGGGGAACCGGTAAAGGTAACCCCCTTGTACGGCCCTGCAGGCGAGCAAATTGTTGCTACGCTGGAGGCTCAAACGCGCCAGGGTATCAAGCCCCCTGAACTTACAATATTATCTACAATACCCTTTGAGGATTTTTCATTGATTAGCGGCCATACAACCGCTTCACGGCTGTATTCCGTGTATCCTGGCGGAATTCGCCAGGAGGTTGAAATTAGTAACTCCGGAGATTTTTACTACCCGGTCAAAGCAGGGGAAGCTGAGAACATCAGTCTGGTAGCCGTGGACAGGGATACCGGCGGAGTGACCGGCTTGCAATTGAGCCTGCCGCGCCTGCAAAAAGGTTTTTCGGATATTGACGGTCACTGGGCCGAGGTGGATATTCGCCAGCTGGTGTCCCGGGGAATGCTTAAGGGATACCCGGACGGCTCTTTTAAGCCCGACCAGGCAGTGAACCGGGTGGAATTCACTGCCCTGGTCACCAGGCTGATCGGGGGTGACGGTTCCACCACGAAACTGCCATTTAAAGATGCGGAGGTCATCCCGCGCTGGGCGCGAAGCGCCGTAGCCCTGGCTTACAGCAGAAATTTGGCCATGGGCTATGAAGATAATACCTTCCGCCCTTATGAACGGATCACCAGGGAGGAAGCGGCGGTACTGCTGGTCCGGATTTACGATACCATAAATGGCGTTCCGGAAGGGCTCCCGGCACCGTTACCATATAATGACCAGGGGGGCATTTCGGCCTGGGCGCTCGAAGACGTGCGCAAGGTCCGGACCTTGGGATTGCTGTCCGGTAAACCAGGTAACCTGTTTACGCCTAAAGACTATATCACCCGGGCCGAAACAGCGGCGGCTCTTAATCACTTGCTGTATAAAATTACTCGGGAAAATAAAGAAGGGCAATAG
- a CDS encoding copper amine oxidase N-terminal domain-containing protein — protein MRKARNKKFCLLMALVFAFTMIFPFTAFATDTEVLSVPSVNDDARASLGTVFFEFTAGQLDDGDTVTISLPEDFQFLKAGEGQDKVMVNNDWKSVSDDVYGETNGNYFKIPDSYQGDTNGLKGVGLDIDMLDENEIKVTVDGNVNDSWDSYLYLYLGNVWIDGGFDGDIDLRLKAPSTSGFKSGNITVGRVSGGAVDIEVTDLDTFSDYGDVTIRVEEDVPDSLDDTNESLQFTLPDGFVWSSVESVKVYWGKVDGYATNDALADYLEDSLKIDDDELTLDLSKDFDESTQAIAFEIKAKIEVDDETDAKLGDVIAKVDGDSDYSQSEIIVGRYGQYEISITAGEATEIVAGMLEQELPDITIEESIKESLIKGRTVTMTLPSNFKWNKVDEDTDSNTGLEFAGFPGRDGQTAKWIVKDNSTDAAEIVLEAMEVAIEPGTTGDLVIEVGGTAGISEELLVAKVVEPVTITSSEKLSLTIGKADQPIGDLTVTENVAGALSEDDDLLLQLPAGFKWTNYKDIEITEGDLKIDTGSITLGNDDRDLLVEIDNDSNTASTIKLTNLEVTVDRTAPEGDVTVKVKGDAVNEVNNASEVEDAYTIKDGYAEVDGEQCFDIDSNHKLFPETSTAAKTIAATVGTPAPTDQKLVTTITLGDNGSYISDGRIMVQLRDAAGALGVAPQNILWDNSTKTATLVKGDRVAQITVGNPQVKLNGMALPTDKGAEIKDGRTFVSLSMAGVALGATAEWDNNTKTATITVN, from the coding sequence TTGCGTAAAGCACGTAACAAAAAGTTTTGCCTTTTAATGGCACTGGTATTTGCTTTCACCATGATATTCCCGTTCACAGCATTTGCGACCGATACTGAAGTGCTGAGTGTTCCATCGGTTAATGATGATGCGAGAGCTTCATTGGGCACAGTATTCTTTGAATTTACAGCTGGTCAGCTGGATGATGGTGATACTGTAACAATCAGCCTGCCGGAAGACTTTCAATTTTTGAAGGCCGGTGAGGGTCAAGACAAAGTTATGGTAAATAATGATTGGAAATCAGTTTCAGACGATGTGTACGGCGAAACCAACGGTAACTATTTCAAGATTCCCGATAGTTACCAAGGTGACACAAACGGTTTAAAAGGTGTAGGCCTTGATATTGATATGCTTGACGAAAACGAAATTAAAGTAACCGTTGATGGTAACGTGAATGATTCCTGGGATTCCTATCTTTACCTGTATCTCGGTAACGTATGGATCGACGGCGGTTTTGACGGCGATATTGACTTAAGGCTTAAAGCTCCCAGCACCAGCGGCTTTAAATCCGGTAACATTACCGTTGGTCGCGTAAGCGGCGGTGCAGTGGATATTGAAGTAACTGATCTGGATACCTTTAGTGATTACGGTGATGTGACCATCCGTGTTGAAGAAGATGTACCCGATTCTTTGGACGATACCAATGAAAGCTTACAGTTCACCCTGCCGGATGGATTTGTCTGGAGCAGTGTGGAATCAGTGAAAGTATACTGGGGCAAAGTTGACGGTTATGCCACCAACGATGCTTTAGCAGACTATTTGGAGGATTCTCTGAAGATTGATGACGATGAATTAACCTTAGACCTGTCTAAAGATTTCGATGAAAGCACACAAGCTATTGCATTTGAAATCAAGGCTAAGATTGAAGTAGATGACGAAACCGATGCTAAGCTTGGTGATGTTATAGCCAAGGTTGACGGAGACAGCGACTATAGCCAGTCTGAAATTATAGTCGGCAGATACGGTCAGTACGAAATCAGCATCACTGCCGGTGAAGCTACTGAAATAGTAGCCGGTATGCTGGAACAAGAACTTCCAGATATCACAATTGAAGAATCTATTAAAGAAAGCTTAATTAAAGGCCGTACTGTAACAATGACCCTGCCCTCCAACTTTAAGTGGAATAAAGTTGACGAAGATACCGATAGTAACACCGGTTTGGAATTCGCTGGCTTCCCGGGCAGAGACGGTCAAACCGCCAAATGGATAGTTAAAGACAATTCAACCGATGCAGCCGAAATAGTTTTGGAAGCAATGGAGGTTGCTATCGAGCCCGGTACCACCGGTGACCTGGTAATTGAAGTAGGCGGCACCGCCGGTATTTCTGAAGAACTGTTAGTAGCCAAAGTAGTTGAGCCGGTAACAATCACCTCTTCTGAAAAACTGTCATTGACAATTGGTAAAGCCGATCAGCCCATTGGCGATCTGACTGTAACTGAAAATGTGGCTGGTGCTCTGAGTGAAGATGATGATCTGCTGCTGCAACTACCTGCAGGTTTCAAGTGGACCAATTATAAGGATATTGAGATTACCGAAGGTGATTTGAAGATTGATACCGGTAGCATCACTCTCGGCAACGACGACAGAGACCTGCTAGTTGAGATTGATAACGATAGTAACACTGCTAGCACCATTAAACTAACTAACCTGGAAGTAACCGTTGACCGGACTGCTCCGGAAGGTGATGTAACAGTAAAAGTTAAAGGTGACGCTGTTAACGAAGTTAACAATGCAAGTGAAGTAGAAGACGCCTATACTATAAAAGATGGCTATGCAGAGGTTGACGGTGAACAATGCTTTGACATTGACAGCAACCATAAACTGTTCCCCGAAACTTCTACCGCAGCCAAAACTATTGCCGCTACCGTAGGAACCCCGGCACCGACTGATCAAAAGCTGGTTACCACCATCACCCTTGGTGACAACGGCAGCTACATCTCCGACGGCCGGATCATGGTTCAACTGCGTGATGCCGCCGGCGCTCTGGGCGTAGCACCGCAGAACATCTTATGGGATAACAGCACCAAGACTGCCACCCTTGTGAAAGGTGACCGTGTTGCACAGATCACCGTTGGCAACCCGCAGGTCAAGCTAAACGGCATGGCCCTCCCCACCGACAAAGGTGCAGAGATTAAAGACGGACGGACCTTCGTATCCCTGTCCATGGCAGGTGTTGCCCTGGGTGCAACTGCAGAATGGGATAACAATACCAAAACTGCTACCATCACAGTTAACTAA